Genomic segment of Syntrophorhabdaceae bacterium:
ACACAGCGACGAGGGGCTTGGAGATAATGTGGAACTATTCTGATAAGAGAGAGCGAGGAGGCAAAGATGGCACTGGTAACAACTGAAAAATCAGACGAGAAGGCAACGGTTACGATCAGCGGAGAGCTCGGCATACTCGACGGCAAGGAATTGCAACGCATCTTCTCAATCCTGCTCAAGGAATATCCGAGCGTGGCAGTATCTCTGGAAGGTGTTGCCGATGTGGATCTGAGCGCGCTCCAGTTCTTTTGCGCAGCCCACAAAACGGCCCTCGCTCTGAAAAAGCATCTTTCTTTTACCGGCCCGGTTCCCGATGTGTTCTTCAAGATGGCTGCTGATGCAGGGTATGACTGTCAGAAGGGGTGTGCACCCGATGGAGGCAGCACATGTCTATTGATAAAGGGAGAGAGAGATGAGCGTCAGGCGTGTAATGACCGTTGATGATTCGGGCAGCGTCAGGCAGATGGTGAGCTTCACCCTGAGGGATGCAGGATACGAGGTAGTTGAAGCGGTGGACGGGAAAGATGCGCTCTCAAAGCTGGCAGGTACCCAGGTTCACCTGGTGCTTACCGATCTCAACATGCCGAACCTCGACGGCATGGGGCTTATCAAGGAGATGAGGGCGAACCCTGCATATAAGTTTCTTCCCATAATAATGCTCACCACGGAATCACAGGATTCCAAAAAACAGGAATGTAAAGCCGCAGGGGCCACCGGCTGGATTGTGAAACCGTTCAAGCCGGAACAACTTTTGACCGTTGTAAGGAGGGTGCTCGGATGAATGATGCCCACAAAAAGGCGTATCGCGAAGAGGCTGATGAACAACTTGTAGAGCTCGAGGATTCGTTGCTCGAACTCGAACGTGTGCCGTCAGACAAAGAACTGGTGAACAGGGTCTTCAGAAGCTTGCACACGATCAAGGGGTCCGGGGCCATGTTCGGCTTTGATGAGATTGCCGTCTTCGCCCACGAAGTGGAAACGATCTTCGATCTTGTGAGAAAGGACAAATTCCCCGTCACCAAGGCGCTCATAGATCTTACCCTTAAGGCCCGTGATTGCCTGCGCATGATGCTCAAGGAAGAGACACGAGAGGACACCCTGATCAGCCGTGTTCGGTTGGCTTTTGAGGAACTGAATCCCGCTCATGGACCCGTTACTAGTGCCGCTGCAGAGGATAAGATAGAGACAACGTCAACCGTCCCCCCGGTGAGCGACGTTACGTACAGGATTCGCTTTGAGCCCAAGACGGATCTCTTTGCCGACGGGACAAATCCCATCGGCATTTTCCGCGAACTGGCGGGACTCGGCAGCTGTGCTGTGGTGGCTCACCTGGACCGCATACCGTTACTTGAGGACTACGAGCCCGAGCTCTGTTACCTCTACTGGGACATTGTCCTTACGACTGATGAGGGAGAGGATGCGATCAAAGATGCGTTTATCTTCGTCGAATCTCTCGCTGATATCACCATAAAGGTTGCCGACGAGGGGTACTCCGATACAGAGGCACCCAAGAAACTTGGCGAGATCCTGGTAGAACGGAACGATCTCAAGCGTGAAGAGTTGGACGATACGCTGAAAGGGCAGAAACGACTCGGCGAGATGCTCATAGACAGGGGTGTTGTGTCACCTGCGAAGATTCAGTCAGCCCTTGCCGAACAGGAACAGGTGAAGAAGAGGCAGGAAAAGCAGCACAAGGAGGAGGCCGTCTCCAGCATCAGGGTCTCTTCAGATAAGTTGGACAGGCTTATTGATCTCGTAGGTGAGCTTGTTACACTGCACGCCGGCCTGGACAGAAAAGCGAACGAAGAAGAGGACCCGGAACTCATGCTTATTTCCGAACAGGTCGAGCGTCTCACTGAGGAGTTGAGAAACAGCGCAATGAGCATGAGAATGCTCCCCATAGGGTCAACTTTCGGCAGGTTCAGAAGACTCGTGCGGGATCTGTCCGGTGATCTCGGCAAAGAGATTGAGCTTGTGACCGAGGGGGCGGAGACCGAACTCGACAAGACGGTCCTGGAGAGGTTGAATGATCCCCTGGTCCATCTCATACGAAACTCTATAGACCACGGCATCGAACCCCCTGACGTGCGCGAGCAGTCTCATAAGGAAAGAAAGGGAACTATACGCCTTTCCGCCACGCATTCCGGGGCCCACGTGATCATTAGAATTGAGGACGACGGCCGCGGTCTCATAAAAGACGCTATCCTTGAGAAGGCCGTGGAAAAGGGACTTGCCCAGCCCAATGCGGATCTTTCCGACAGGGAGATATACGATTTCATATTCCAGGCCGGGTTTTCAACGGCCAAACAGGTAAGCAATATCTCCGGCCGAGGCGTTGGAATGGACGTGGTGAAAAGGACCATAGATGGCTTGA
This window contains:
- a CDS encoding STAS domain-containing protein, whose protein sequence is MALVTTEKSDEKATVTISGELGILDGKELQRIFSILLKEYPSVAVSLEGVADVDLSALQFFCAAHKTALALKKHLSFTGPVPDVFFKMAADAGYDCQKGCAPDGGSTCLLIKGERDERQACNDR
- a CDS encoding response regulator: MSVRRVMTVDDSGSVRQMVSFTLRDAGYEVVEAVDGKDALSKLAGTQVHLVLTDLNMPNLDGMGLIKEMRANPAYKFLPIIMLTTESQDSKKQECKAAGATGWIVKPFKPEQLLTVVRRVLG
- a CDS encoding chemotaxis protein CheA; amino-acid sequence: MNDAHKKAYREEADEQLVELEDSLLELERVPSDKELVNRVFRSLHTIKGSGAMFGFDEIAVFAHEVETIFDLVRKDKFPVTKALIDLTLKARDCLRMMLKEETREDTLISRVRLAFEELNPAHGPVTSAAAEDKIETTSTVPPVSDVTYRIRFEPKTDLFADGTNPIGIFRELAGLGSCAVVAHLDRIPLLEDYEPELCYLYWDIVLTTDEGEDAIKDAFIFVESLADITIKVADEGYSDTEAPKKLGEILVERNDLKREELDDTLKGQKRLGEMLIDRGVVSPAKIQSALAEQEQVKKRQEKQHKEEAVSSIRVSSDKLDRLIDLVGELVTLHAGLDRKANEEEDPELMLISEQVERLTEELRNSAMSMRMLPIGSTFGRFRRLVRDLSGDLGKEIELVTEGAETELDKTVLERLNDPLVHLIRNSIDHGIEPPDVREQSHKERKGTIRLSATHSGAHVIIRIEDDGRGLIKDAILEKAVEKGLAQPNADLSDREIYDFIFQAGFSTAKQVSNISGRGVGMDVVKRTIDGLKGSIDIQSENGVGTTVTIKLPLTLAIVEGLLVTVTDRYFVLPLSVVEECIELTRDDVQKSHGKNLAYIRGELVPYIRLRNEFGINGDLPDIEQIVVTGANGERVGLVVDNVIGQHQTVIKNLGKIYKDAKGVSGATILGDGSVALIVDVPKVLRNAELAQAVFG